The genomic window CTTATAACAGACAGGTCAGAAATTTACCTGGACTCGTAGGTCAGACATCTGTTTCAAGAGATCCTCAAACAGCTCTCTGTCAGCTGCTGGAAGTTCTGAAGACAGCACAACTCCCACGTAGGACCCTGGTATCTGGGACATTGTGTCAGGGAACATGTAGACCCCAGTATTGCAGCACAGAACAGGAGACTGGTTACACATTAGAGGATACAGCCAGTCACAAACCTaggaaaggcaaggaaagaaTCAAAGgatacttttaaaaagaaagatgagcAGAGCATACTGATAAGCCCCATAAACTCGATTTTCCATAAAGTTTCTAGTGGAACCTTCTAGTGAAAGGCTCCCTGCTGATGGCAGCGGGGTTGGAATTAAATAATCTTTACGGTCCCTTCTGTTTGTAAAACCcaaaatgattctatgatgaaaaacaaaaagccttaGACCACcttgaacaaaataaaaaagaaaaacaatccccaAAAAACACAACCCATGTGTTTCTGGAACTATCACTCTTGATTAGTTCTGACAGTCTAATATagagaaaatactaatttttacAGGACTATAATTCAGGCTGGTACCCTCTTAACTGAGGTCTCATCTTGAGGCCCACATGAAAAGAACTGCCAAACAAGTCAGGATTCACAGCGCCTGTACCACCCTGGAGATCTCAGGACAGGTTTATAtgacaggaaaaacagaagtgTGTGGCTGTCACTGGCCTACTGCTGAAGACTGCTAACACGAGTGGAGCTGAACCAGTAGACCCCAAACCAGCCAATCTTAGCAGTAATACTGAGATCCAAAGTCAGAATCCAAACCAGAAACACCATGTTTATTACAGAATGTGCCGACATGAAGCAAAtaaggactgaaaaaaaaaaccccatcttttTTATTTGTAGTTCTGAGTGTGGATTAACAAGGACCCTCAAATTTCAAATTATCAATTGTCATAACTGCAATACTTTATCATTAATTGAGAATGAAGCAGGTAGCATCCAACTCCATTTTATACTGATTTGTTATAATAGGTGAATCAACAGGTCTTctctatgtgaggaaagaagtcAATTTCATGAAATGGAAAGATATGTTAAGTCAACTCCTTTACATACTGGAATTCACCAGAACAGTCAGCACTTGAAAATCTTGGGAAGACACAGAGGTGCTTTTCACAGAAAGTTGTAGAATTGTGTACTTGAAGAAAACCATGTCTGCAACACCTGTAACATCCTTCATATTATCACATGGATATTTAGGCTCAGAAGAGCAAGAACCTAAGGGGATTGCCTGTTAGAGTTTTATGACAGTTcttgaaattttaattaaaggagaaaagtattttcctgTTACCTGCAGAAATGCTGGTGGACGATTCTGAGCAGCTTCACTATCTGTATCCAAGAATTTCACGATGCGCAGATATCCAGGATATGAAGGAGCACTAACCTGACCATCAGGAGTCACAAAAAATATCTGTACTCCTTGGGGAATCAAGATCAGCTCATCTGCATCTACTCCCAGGTTTTCCAGGGGAGGTGGCTGAGTACACTTGTTGTTGTAGTAGTCCTCACCCACAGAAGAGAACTCCCCAGAGTCTGTGCCATAAGACACAGTGAAGTGGCCATTGGTAGCTTGAGGCGTATAGGCAGGAGGTGCTTCATTTGGCAGACAAAGAGGTTTTGCAGATGATGGACTCATAGCTGGAATTTGCCCCTGACTCACAGCTCCAATACTTCCATCTGCTGCAGGTGGCTGACTTGGTACAAACAGAGAAGTAGGGGCAGGGGGTCTTTCTGGCTTTTCTTTGGAAGGAATGGATGGGTATAACTTGGGCACCCCAGGAGGGGTATCCATCGTAGCAGGACTTGCTTGTACAGGTGGGGTGTCTTGCTCTAGGCTGCCGAGTCGAGCACGAACATTTTGCAGGGTCTCCCTCATCTTCTGTTGCATTTGCCTGGCAGACTCCCACTGGGACCCGACACACGCAGGACCCTCTGATGGAATGCTAACTCCTCGGAGCAAGTGGTCAAGCCCCTGCTTATAGTAACTTCTTGCCTCCTCCTTCTGACCCAGTTCATCTGTGTTCAGTCCTTTATTGATGAAAGTAAAGGCTTTCCTGTACTCTTCATTAATGGCTTTAATATTTGCATCTTCTTGCATAACCGGATCCTGCAGTTGTTCCATTACTGCAAATTAGAATAAAAATCAGTAAGAATACACGGAGAGAAAGCCAAACAATGTTTACCTTAGAATAAAATGTCTTCTTAATGATGACCCTACTGCATGTATTAGCAGAATTGTGGCTATCTCCTAATAACATTCAGATTCAGTTGACATGATTCCAAGACAGCAAGGAATCTATAACCATTAAATCTAGTTACATCACAGATATTTATTTCTTAGAAGTCAAACATCAGAAGAACATAGACATGCCTGATACTAATTTTTCCATCTTCAAGATCAGTAGCAAACGAGGAATAAACAAGTCAAAAAATCTAACTTTCCCAAAAACATCTCTAAGGTATTAAAAATTCAGTTACCATTTTGTCTATTTAAATAAAGGCTGAACTTACAAACAGTGCATTTCCATTTGAATAATTTAAGAGAAAACACTCAACAGATTTTGAGATCTTGGTCAACTAACATCAACACAcacaactgaaatattttgaacagTTAAAACTGTGctttacaaaataaaaccatggaATTACTTACTTCCTTTACAGTGTTTatagagagagaaaaggcaatTGGTGTTTTACACTCCTTGCTCCCCAGTGACAAAAACTGGAAGGACCAATATGTACAAAAGATTGCCGTTTCTAGGTCTGTTTTGGAATGTATTCCTCAAACTGCCTCATGTATTTCAactgaagagcagaaaagaatCCAGTAAGTTTGTCTGAATTCTAAAATGTGTAAACTCATTGTTTTAGCTGTATGCAGATTGTCGGTCTTGGCCAAACACAGGAAATACAAATCATTAATTCCAATGAATTTGgaattgttttggggtttttttgtggcaGCCTTGAGAGGTTTTGGCTTACCAAGGCAATACAACAAAGGCTAAGAGATTAGATTAGTCTCTACAAATATAAtggataaaaagaagaaagtaaatcagtaaagaaaaaataattcttgggaaagaaaaaagaatgaaatccAAACTTGCAATAAAATCCTGAAATAGTACCTACATTGAAGTTTACTTAATGTCTCTTCTTGTTTTAGTCTAACTATCAACAAcctaaaaaaataatctggaaaATAATCTTCCTCTACACCAACAAAAACAGAAACTTACGAAATGCAGGTcatgaaaagattttaaagagGCAAAGATGGAATGCTGTGCTCTACTCCCACGCTCTTTATAATCAAGATGCAGACAGCATTTATGTGACTGATGCATCTGCAGTCACACAACAGCAGTGCCATGTAATCTGGAAGGCATCTGTTTTTATGATGCTACAGAATCCAATTTCATGTAAAAGTCAAGATATGTGGTTCCAGTCCAGTAACAGACATGTAGCTCGGAATATGACAGGGATGGCTTGAGAAGGCAGCCCAGTGGAGTGGGTCAGCAGCCACTCAAGCCACCAGGTTCACTGCCCATCATGTAGCAGATAAACAAATTTTGGGCTAGAGGAGATTTTTCTGATTGATTGCAGTCACTTGTTGCCATGAGGCTCAGCATCTTTAAGCTAAAGAAAAACACTGGCGTAAGTGTATAGTTACTAATCACCAAGGACGTCAGCTTTAGAAGTTAAAAGTATGCTCCTGACCAGCACAACAGCAAACAATTACAGTAAAAGCAATTGGAAAGAACTCCTTAAAAGGTTGTGAATATAGCTGGATCcttacagcaaaaaaaaacctagtGACTGCCAAACCACATCACTGTGTGTCAACACTTGTATTTATTATTGAAAAATCCACTTTTCCTTGTAAGAAGGGTATGAAGGTGAAACCTAGTTTAACAGTAAAGACCTCTGATTTGAGAATTGTAGGttcttaaaacacagaaaatacttaGAAGACTGAGAAGGATAGACAAGTTTCACTTATCatcactgttttcttctttatgaGCAGAATTTACAGGTTTAAGATTTTTAGTGCCTTTATCTCCAATGCCGTATAAAGGCCTTTCTTAAGGCTTTAAGTAGATTATTTATTTGTGTGAACACACCTGCAGTACAATAGTCCCCTTTGCCCCATGtttattgatttgttttttttcagggtGAGGCTATTGCAAAGACACTTTATAGATTTCAATCATTCATTTGCTAGTGATTGTTAGCATATAACAAGAAGAGACATCAAGTAAAATCCTAAGCACATTTCAACTTAATATTTCACTAATTTCCTATTCACTGTATAGTTGTCATACCAACAGCAGCACTGTTCTTGCTAAATCTCAGTCTTTATAGATACCAGAAGAGGTCTGTAAGAGAACGGAGATGTCAGCACCATCACTGTCCACAGAGGACTAGTGCACAGCAGACCTACAAAAGCTGTCTCAGCAACTCTGATTGTCTGAAACATCCCAAGTTCTCAGTGTATGTGCAGCATCGCTACCTCCAAATTATGCATTTGTTTGGCAGAGCACTTGGAAATGGAGGAAGGACTTTACAGTAGATTTCAAGCTAACTACGTGCAACTAAAAGTAAGCCCAAAGAACTGAATATCACTCATTCTTAATAATTCATTAAAACTAATACAAAAGAATGGATGGTATTAAATAAGCTTATCTATTTGTTCCCTCACAACACAAGAATAAATATTCTCTGAAACAGAACATTTAAGTAGCAATCTGATCACATCCAAGGAATATCCTCATTAGTTATTATTTTCAGTGTATGATCTTTATGCAGTATTTAAGTGTCCTgcatgttttaatatttatctGTAATCTACTTTAGTACAATGCTGAATCttatttcctctgttttaaAGCTGTAATGAATGGAAAAACGTGTAATACTAAATATTTAGAGCACTGCAAGCCAACCTTTGGTCCTATGGCCAGTTCAGATCAGCCCAGATCTGTACCACTTAGTGCTAATTAAGATTTAGTGGAACATGTCTCAGAGAAAGCCAGTCCAAAACTGAGATAAGAAAAGAGCTAAAGGGCACTGTAGATAATCACAGATCAATCCAGCACTTGAgccctttttcttttatcagtCCAGATATACTCTGTGGTTTTAAGTGACTTGACCAAGGGAGGCTACAGTGCATCAATCAAACTTGAGTTTAATTTGATATTGCAAGCTAACATCTCACCCATCCTTCCTCTAAAACAGCAAAGCCCACTTAATTAAAAAGCAACGTGTATTAACAAAAATACAGGTCAATGGTGGATCTCACTGCTAGACTGTAAACATGAAGCCTAAGGCTTATTAAGAGGATTAAACATCCTGACTGACAGAGGTAGGGTACACTTTCCAACTCACTATTTTTGAAGGAGAGTAGGGGaggaaaatgcaaaacaaattaaaaaaaaaccccaaaactaaaaCACTCTTAATCCAAGAGTTATTCTTATTTGTCAACTGTTTTTCTGTCAGCCACCAATTAAGAGAGACCATGCAGACACAACTGTTTAAGCCTTATTTCTGTATGAAAAGAGCAATTAGGAAAGTATTAGTAACTTTCAAGAATTTAAAGAATTAAATGTTATCtagaatataaaataatagaaGCCAGGTACTAGCTCATAAATTTACCTTTTTATGCTTTTAGCTTATTTAAATTAACTTGTTTAAATTTGTTTAAAGAAGTCCTTAAATTTTTCATGAAGTGATGGCCTACTCCTAGtttttaagcaaagaaaaaaagttcataAGGCTAGATAGTATCACAGACTAGACAACAGAGGGAGTTGGTGGTATGAGAGTAATTCTCACTCTCTGAATTACCAAATACTTCCATAAACACCCATCATCTGACATTTCAACCTACATCTTCTTCTCGGGCTGCTATCCCATCATCCAGACAGCATATCTATTTTCCTCCTCTACTGCTGCTTTAAGATGACTTCTGTCCAAATAAAAGAGCTTCCTTCCTGGCTCCTTGGTCTGCACCTCCATCACATGCTCTTACCACGGAGCTTTCAGGCCCCGGGTGCCTACTTGTCACTTCTCGAAAATGGAAAGTGGAAAACCAGTAGGGCAGATAATGCCCTTCATCTCgcagctgtgctgcccagcACTGACGTGTTTCGCAGCACCCAAGACATTGTACAAAGACATTGTACTACCATTCCAAAGGATTCCACGATCATCACGGAAAATTTAGTGTTATGTAAGACTGCTATTTAATACTGTTTCATTAGCTGCGTGCCTGCCGGTTTCTGATTGCTACCAACGTTCTTCCAGATTCGCGAAACTCAAAACTGTCTGACAagaatcttttaaaaacaaaacaagaaaacagaataaaaggaGCAGTTTTTCGACGTACTCTGACAAATAACCTCTCACGACGTTCAATGCATTATTTACCATCAGGGTTACTTCAACCTGCCCTGCCCACGGCCCTCCCCGCCGCTCCCTCCCACCACCTGCCCGCAGGGGCTCCCGGCTCCCCAGCGGCACCGCGGGGTCCCGCGGGGTCCCACGGCCGCCGCCCGGTCTCggcccgctccggtgcctcccgCGGCctccccctgcccgccccgctCCAGCCAGCGCCCCCCGGCTCCGCAGGGAGCCCCCGACAGCCCGACCGGGCCCGACTCCGCAGCCGCCTCACCGAGCAAGGTGCCTCCACCGCgctgagcccagcccagcccaaccCAGCCCCGCCTGCACCGCCCCCGCCCGGGCCCGGCGGCAGCGGGCGGGGCCGAAGGGTCGCGGCTCTGGCGTCACCCGGCGCGGGGCTGCGCGGTCGGGGGCGGAGCTTTACTCGGGTAATGAATAACGCTGAGCCATGTAGCCTGGGGTTTGGTGTTACTGCGTCGATTTTGTGGGGTTTCGTTTTATTTTGGAGggttgcttgtttgtttgtttttatgagttggggttttttttttggtttttttttttttttttggggggggggagggttgGAAGGCTACACAGAAGATTGAAAATGCAGAATTACAAAGCAGCGCGTCTCATACCGTATGCatacttaattttttcttttttttttaaatgctcttgATGTTTGGGAGAAATAGACGTCTGCATGTTGATTTTCACTTCACTATAATAATTAATGAATAAATTCTGCTGGGAACATGGAAgatcacttctttttttgtcttctagTTTCTGTGGCTCACACCACTATCTAGGACCAATGtgtcaaactgaaaaataatttatagccCCAGTGATAccaagctgatttttttctgttgtttttcagtAGCCAAGTGACTTTGCCATTTTTAAGGAATTGAGTTAGTAATTTAAATCCATATATGTCTTTTATCTTTTAATAAAAAGCTGTAACTCTAGTTAGCTGTAtatgtgtgtacgtgtgtgtacAAAAGCACATATACCCAAATTCTAGTTACGGAGTTGGCATGAGTAcccaaaaatggaaaaataagggCTAAAAGCTATCGTTCTGAAATCTCCCCTTTCATGTCatgttttcacatttcattttgaCTGTCACTTTAATTGTGCCAAAATGGCAGGCTGCACAGTTCAGGGTTGTATTTCCAAAGGTGGCTGTCTCCAGGTGAGACTTATTTGCCAGCCTGGGCAAGCTGGAGCTGGTTGCTGCCCTAAGTGCTGGGCCATAGGAGGGGTGAGCTGCATTTGTGCACTGGtgctatgaaaaaaaccaaagaaaaattatt from Corvus hawaiiensis isolate bCorHaw1 chromosome 2, bCorHaw1.pri.cur, whole genome shotgun sequence includes these protein-coding regions:
- the SPART gene encoding spartin isoform X1, producing the protein MEQLQDPVMQEDANIKAINEEYRKAFTFINKGLNTDELGQKEEARSYYKQGLDHLLRGVSIPSEGPACVGSQWESARQMQQKMRETLQNVRARLGSLEQDTPPVQASPATMDTPPGVPKLYPSIPSKEKPERPPAPTSLFVPSQPPAADGSIGAVSQGQIPAMSPSSAKPLCLPNEAPPAYTPQATNGHFTVSYGTDSGEFSSVGEDYYNNKCTQPPPLENLGVDADELILIPQGVQIFFVTPDGQVSAPSYPGYLRIVKFLDTDSEAAQNRPPAFLQVCDWLYPLMCNQSPVLCCNTGVYMFPDTMSQIPGSYVGVVLSSELPAADRELFEDLLKQMSDLRVQVPGSHERVGLPSELPATERAHFGDKFKQRSGHKVQPSEASSDAVHLPQTVHIQPQPEGAEDQKELPEWSEKVAHGILSGASWLSWGLMKGAEYTGKAIHKGASKLREHIQPEEKPVEVNPTVAKGLHVAKQATGGAVKVSQFLVEGVCSIASCVGKELAPHVKKHGSKLVPESLKKDKDGKSTFDGALVVAASGVQGFSTVWQGLESAAKCIAKSVSTETVKTVKYKYGEDAGHATDNAMNSAINVGVTAFNIEHIGIKSVVKRTAKETGHAVLDEYKVLDNEKKGKK
- the SPART gene encoding spartin isoform X2, which translates into the protein MEQLQDPVMQEDANIKAINEEYRKAFTFINKGLNTDELGQKEEARSYYKQGLDHLLRGVSIPSEGPACVGSQWESARQMQQKMRETLQNVRARLGSLEQDTPPVQASPATMDTPPGVPKLYPSIPSKEKPERPPAPTSLFVPSQPPAADGSIGAVSQGQIPAMSPSSAKPLCLPNEAPPAYTPQATNGHFTVSYGTDSGEFSSVGEDYYNNKCTQPPPLENLGVDADELILIPQGVQIFFVTPDGQVSAPSYPGYLRIVKFLDTDSEAAQNRPPAFLQVCDWLYPLMCNQSPVLCCNTGVYMFPDTMSQIPGSYVGVVLSSELPAADRELFEDLLKQMSDLRVQPSEASSDAVHLPQTVHIQPQPEGAEDQKELPEWSEKVAHGILSGASWLSWGLMKGAEYTGKAIHKGASKLREHIQPEEKPVEVNPTVAKGLHVAKQATGGAVKVSQFLVEGVCSIASCVGKELAPHVKKHGSKLVPESLKKDKDGKSTFDGALVVAASGVQGFSTVWQGLESAAKCIAKSVSTETVKTVKYKYGEDAGHATDNAMNSAINVGVTAFNIEHIGIKSVVKRTAKETGHAVLDEYKVLDNEKKGKK